TCAGGCGTGAAATCGTGCATAGCATGATCTGATCCTTCTGCACGCATGGGCGTACCGGCAGCACTGCCTTCTATCCTGTTGGGAATAACACCGGATTCTGCCCGGAGGTTGCCCACCATACCTGCTGCGCCGTTCACCGGGAAGTGGTATTCATTGATCAGTCTTTCCATGGCATACAACACCGGGTCTGCTATCGTACGTTGCTCCCAGCTGAGTATAGGCCCCCTGGATGCCACATGTGTGGCCAGTGTTTGTACCCTTGGGTCCGCAATAGTAACATCTGTAAGGATACATAACAGGGGATCTTCCCGGCGTTCATCAAATTCCCGGGAGAAAAGTGCACGCTCACAGAAAAGGGCAGCAGCCATCAGCTCTGCATTTCTCCGTGGATTATTGGTAAGCGGGTCTATTCCCACAAATCCGCAGGACTTCCAGACTTCCACTCCCCGCCACTCTGAATCCGTTAACGGTGCGCTCAACGTGCTGCCCGCGGCAGGCGTTGCAGGTGCTGCAGTGGCAGCCTGTTTTTGAATAACAGGTGGGGCACTGAAAAAATTGTTAACAGGTGAAAAGAACGTATTGCCGGACGATGAGGTCTGTGCAGGCTGATCACTCTTGCCGGGGGCTTTTTTTGGGGTAGACATACTGTAACTTTAACATCAGGAAGTTACTAATTTTAAACGGGAAAAGCAAAGCTTCATGAAAACGGAACTCCTCCTGCAAAACATCAAAGCGCACATCAGCCTGGATAAAGAAGAAACCGAATTCTTCCTGCGCCTCATTAAACCAAACACCATCAAAAGAAAAGACTTTCTGTTAAAACAGGGAGAGATCTGCAGGTACGAAAGCTTCATCACAAAAGGCTGCCTGCGGGTATATACGCTGGACAATAACGGTGTGGAACATGTGGTGATGTTTGGTGTAGAGAACTGGTGGGTCAGCGATCTTCGCAGCTTTCTGATGCAAACACCTGCACAATATATGATTGATGCCCTGGAAGACACGGAAGTACTGCAAATATCCAAACCGGACATCGATCGGTTATATGAAAGGGTCCCAAAATTTGAACGTTTCTTCAGGATCATTTTACAAAATGCTTTTGTAGCTCACCAGCAGCGTATCGAACAAAACCTTTCTTCTTCAGCGGAAGAACGTTATCGCTTTTTTACAGAGAAATACCCGCATATGGACCAGCGCATACCGCAAAAGCAGATCGCATCCTACCTGGGCATCACCCCTGTTTTCCTGAGTATACTCAGGAGGAAACAGCTAAAAAATAAACTACTTTAATTTCCGGCACAACAGGAATAAGTTGCTTTGTATGTATGAAACTATTGCAGACAGTGGCTTTATTACTATTGATTTCCTCCTGTTCCCAACAGGCGAACAACAAAAGGATCATAGAACGGTATTACAACGAAGTATGGAACGAAGGAAAACTGGAAGTCTTAGATGAACTCTTAAGTGAAGATTATATCAACCATACTCCCAGCACGCCTAACCCTCCTCCCGGCCCTGATGGGTTAAAACCCATCATTCAGGCTATCAGGAAAGGCTTCCCCGACCTGCACTACGAAATACAGGATATCATTGTAACAGAAGGCAAAGCTGTTGCCCGGGTGATCATGACCGGCACACAAACGGATACGCTGTTTGGCATGCCGCCTACCGGAAGAAAGATCACCGTAAACCAGATCAATATTGAACAGATAGAGAACGGAAAGATCACCCAGCACTGGCGGGTGACGGATGAACTAACGATGATGAAACAACTGGGAAGATAAACTCACTTCCTGGAATTTCCCACAGCCTGCTATAGATCAGGCATAAGGCAAGGTGGGATAACAACCATAAAGAAAACAAAGCCTAAACCCTGTCCAAAACCACCCCCAGGTCCCTCATTTGCCTTCAATAAAACAAGATAAGCCGTATATAAGCCGTATATGACCCGTATATAAGTCATAGATAAGCCGTCCCTTATAGATACGGCTTATCTACAGTTTATAAATAAATTAGGTATGAATATACTTATCTTGTACCTTGCATGGGTTATACCTCATTTTATCACCAAAACAGTTAAACCCATGGCTTTTTTATCGAACGGCCCCGAATTCACCGGCTCTCTTGGCAACATGTCCTTCTACAAAATGAAGGGAACAGACAAGATCGTAGTCCGCAAAAAAGGAGGTGCCTCCAAAGAACAGATCAAAACGTTACCGGCTTTTGCCCGCACCCGGGAGAACAATGCGGAATTCAGTGGCTGCGCCAATACCGTTAAAAGCATCCGCAACGCACTCTTTCCCTTAAACAAACTGGCGGATTACAATTTCACACCAACGCTCACCACGCTGGCGAAGAACATTCAACTCCTGGACAATGTGAATGAAAGAGGAAAACGCGCGGTTAATTTCTCACAATACCGCTACCTGCTGGAAGGATTCCAGCTGAATAAGGACATCATTTTTGATTCCGTGGTGAAGTATCCATTGAAAGGGACTATTGAGCGGGAAACCGGCAGCGCGACAATAGACATTCCTCATCTTCATCCGCAACTGAACCTGGAATTCCCATGGAAAGCCCCGCTTTATCGTTTCGTGATAGGATTTGGTGTGTTTACAGACAGTGCATACAATGGAGCAAATTACAAGGATAAGATCATCCTTCCCAGGGCAAACACTGTTTATACAGACTGGCAACCGGTGCAGCAGGCATTCGAAGCGCAGGTTTTTACACTGCAGTTAAACAGTCTTTCAGGAATTGATGATACAAAGAGCATGCTGCTATCCATCGGTATTCAAATGGGTACGCCCATTACGAATGCATTCATACAGGAAGTAAAATATGCAAGCTGTGCAAAGATCCTCACAGTAGGATAAAATTATAATAAATACTGCCCGTCAATCGCCTCCACCGGAGAAGGCAAAGGCTCATGCCCCAGCATCTCCAGGAGGTTGATCTCAATCGTCCGCGTGATGCTATCCAGCGGCAGGCTCATCATGTTCTGTTCAAAAGGGTTCATGATACTGATCCCGTTCTGATGTGTTACATGGAATACAAATCCGAACAGCCATCCGAAAATAACGGACCAGTAGCCTATTGATTCTGCAAGCATCAGGGTGTTCATGATCACAAAGATCCAGATGAATACACGGGTGAAGAAAAGATAACTCGGTGGGAAGGCGGTATTGCGGATACGTTCACATTTGCCCATATCATTACAATGGTTCATCAGCAATTGATTCATATCCCTGAAAAGGAAACCATCTATCGCGCCCTGTTCACGTAACAGCTGCAGATCTGCTGCCTGGATATCAAGGATGGCATTTGGGATATTACTGCTGTTAGCTACATTTTCTGCTTCCTGCCTGCTGAGATAACCCTCATAATAGGGATCGCCGGTTTTACGCAAATTGGCTTTGAGTGCATATAAGAAACCGATGTGGCGGAAGATCATCCTGCGGGCTACATGTGGCGCTTCGTCACTGGCGCTCTGATCACAAAAATGCAACAGGTTGCGGCCCCAGGAACGGGAATCATTCACCAGTGAGCCCCAGATCTGCCGGCCTTCCCACCAGCGCCCATATGCCTGGTTATTATTAAAGCCAATGAAAAATGCGATGGCTGTTCCCAACACAGTGCTGAAGGTAACGGGGATGGCTACATGCCGTTTCAGCCAGTAGGTGTCTGCTATATAAGCCAATGTACAAAAGAACAGTATCAACAGGTCCAGCCGCCAGGTAAGGCGGGAGATCTGTACAAATGTGAGTTTATCTCTTAGCAACATAGTGCAGGCAGTATTTAGGATTACTTACATAAGTTACACTAAAAATAATAATTGATCATTTTTTGCATATCTCCTCCTGCATGTGCTTTCTACCTTTAAAATAAAAATGAAGCTGCTGGTATATTTCTTTTTTATGCCCTGCAACCAACGTTAAGTTTTCAGAAAAGAAAACTCCCATTATTCAAAAAAATTTCGTATCTTATATAGGTCATAGAAATACATTGAATTCAGTTCCCTCTTTTTCGCATTCGCGTACCATTTCTTCCAAGCTTGTTTTAACATATTGAATTTGCTGCGTTTTTATCTCATTCACGGTAAATTCATCAACATGCTAATACTCATTTTTTTTGTCATACACTGGTATGCGGCACTTTTTGCACAGACATTCTTCCAGCACAGATATACTTCCCATGGCGCGTTTAAAATGAGCCCGTTCTGGGAAAAGGTCTTCTACCTTTTCTCTTACTTCTCCCAGGGCTCTTCTTATATGAGCGCCAGGGCTTATGGCATCATGCACCGCATGCACCATGCTTATACAGATACAGAGAAAGATCCGCATTCTCCCAAATATTCACCCAATGTATTTGCCATGATGTGGCGGGCAAGGATGGCTTATCAGCGTATCGTAAAAGGGAAATCAAAAGACAGTGAACACTTCAGCAAAGGGCTGCCGGACTGGCCAACATTCGATAAGTGGGCAGGATCTTTTTTCAGCCGCATGTTATGGGTGCTGGGATATACAGCTATATACATACTGTTCGCGCCCTCTTTCTGGTTCTTCTTCTTATTGCCCATCACCATTGCCATGAGTGCCATACACGGGGCTATCATTAACTGGTATGCACACAAATACGGATACAAGAACTATGAACTGAAGAACACTTCCACCAACCTGTTAAAACCGGATCTCCTCATGCTGGGTGAATCTTACCATAACAACCATCACAAACATCCCTCTCATGTGAATTTTGGTACAAAGTGGTATGAATTTGATCCGGTGTATCCTGTTATCCGTGTTTTGAACTGGCTGCATGTCATCCGCCTTGCACAATAAAAATGGCCCGTGGGTTAACTCACGGGCCTGCTTTCATACAAACGGTAATATTTTATTTACCGGCAAACGCTTCTATTTCTGCTATAAAGTTATTCTTCACCGGCCCCTCCAATGCAGTGAGCCGTAGGTACCGTATGGTAACAGAAGAACTCACCGGGAAACTTTGGGCTGTTTTAGTAGCACCGATGAATACAAGGTTATCGCCCATTAAACTCCAGGTGTTACCATCCGTACTTCCTTCCAGTTTAAACTTAGTCATGGCATTGGCATTGTTCTGCCTTGCGGTGATCTCTATGGATACCAGTTTGATGGCTGTTTTCATATCGATCCTTATCCAATGTGGGTAGGGAGGATTTGTTACAGAATAATCAGAATGCCAGTAGGTGGCTATCTTACCATCCAGCAGCATGGAAGCTCCCGCAGCTTCTGCGGTGGTTTCTTCACTGGAAGCCGTGGCCGTCCATGTACT
This DNA window, taken from Chitinophaga niabensis, encodes the following:
- a CDS encoding phage tail tip lysozyme translates to MSTPKKAPGKSDQPAQTSSSGNTFFSPVNNFFSAPPVIQKQAATAAPATPAAGSTLSAPLTDSEWRGVEVWKSCGFVGIDPLTNNPRRNAELMAAALFCERALFSREFDERREDPLLCILTDVTIADPRVQTLATHVASRGPILSWEQRTIADPVLYAMERLINEYHFPVNGAAGMVGNLRAESGVIPNRIEGSAAGTPMRAEGSDHAMHDFTPDQIMNRGTPNQVGPLLPGVGIAQWTTGTRRSGLFEHQYCGMTSGANILFNMDAQIDYLVTELQGRFAGVYNTLTNARTSVDAASDVVVKRFEVPGAILNNGALRPDTDPAVVEVLTARRNLSQGAFNAYRAAHP
- a CDS encoding Crp/Fnr family transcriptional regulator: MKTELLLQNIKAHISLDKEETEFFLRLIKPNTIKRKDFLLKQGEICRYESFITKGCLRVYTLDNNGVEHVVMFGVENWWVSDLRSFLMQTPAQYMIDALEDTEVLQISKPDIDRLYERVPKFERFFRIILQNAFVAHQQRIEQNLSSSAEERYRFFTEKYPHMDQRIPQKQIASYLGITPVFLSILRRKQLKNKLL
- a CDS encoding ester cyclase yields the protein MKLLQTVALLLLISSCSQQANNKRIIERYYNEVWNEGKLEVLDELLSEDYINHTPSTPNPPPGPDGLKPIIQAIRKGFPDLHYEIQDIIVTEGKAVARVIMTGTQTDTLFGMPPTGRKITVNQINIEQIENGKITQHWRVTDELTMMKQLGR
- a CDS encoding bestrophin family protein; amino-acid sequence: MLLRDKLTFVQISRLTWRLDLLILFFCTLAYIADTYWLKRHVAIPVTFSTVLGTAIAFFIGFNNNQAYGRWWEGRQIWGSLVNDSRSWGRNLLHFCDQSASDEAPHVARRMIFRHIGFLYALKANLRKTGDPYYEGYLSRQEAENVANSSNIPNAILDIQAADLQLLREQGAIDGFLFRDMNQLLMNHCNDMGKCERIRNTAFPPSYLFFTRVFIWIFVIMNTLMLAESIGYWSVIFGWLFGFVFHVTHQNGISIMNPFEQNMMSLPLDSITRTIEINLLEMLGHEPLPSPVEAIDGQYLL
- a CDS encoding acyl-CoA desaturase — protein: MLILIFFVIHWYAALFAQTFFQHRYTSHGAFKMSPFWEKVFYLFSYFSQGSSYMSARAYGIMHRMHHAYTDTEKDPHSPKYSPNVFAMMWRARMAYQRIVKGKSKDSEHFSKGLPDWPTFDKWAGSFFSRMLWVLGYTAIYILFAPSFWFFFLLPITIAMSAIHGAIINWYAHKYGYKNYELKNTSTNLLKPDLLMLGESYHNNHHKHPSHVNFGTKWYEFDPVYPVIRVLNWLHVIRLAQ
- a CDS encoding discoidin domain-containing protein, whose amino-acid sequence is MKSNVYILLMAAVLSACGKAEVVTFQDRSTVIKADRSTWTATASSEETTAEAAGASMLLDGKIATYWHSDYSVTNPPYPHWIRIDMKTAIKLVSIEITARQNNANAMTKFKLEGSTDGNTWSLMGDNLVFIGATKTAQSFPVSSSVTIRYLRLTALEGPVKNNFIAEIEAFAGK